The Cucurbita pepo subsp. pepo cultivar mu-cu-16 chromosome LG05, ASM280686v2, whole genome shotgun sequence nucleotide sequence TCTACTAATATTTGTATAAGTCGTCACGTAAGAAATGGTCATCTTGATCTTGCCCAAACTCTGTTCGATGAAATGCCTGTAAGAAGCGTTGTCTCATGGAATATCATGATTTCTGGATACTCCAAAGTAGGACAGTATAGTGAAGCTCTCGAGCTGGCTTCAGGAATGCATTGCAgtaatgtaaaattaaatgagaagACTTTTTCTACTTTGCTGAGTATTTGTGCACATTCAGGGTGTACACATGAGGGAAAACAATATCATTGTTTGGTTTTGCAATCTGGGTTGCAGATTTTTGAGCTTGTGGGAAGTGCATTGTTGTATTTCTATGCGAACACCGATGATATTAATGGAGCTAAGCTGGTTTTCGATGAGTTGCATGATAAGAATGATTTGTTATGGAGCTTGATGCTTGTAGGGTATGTAAAATGCAATTTGATGGATGATGCTTTTGatctgtttaaaaaaatacctacTCGGGATGTGGTGGCGTGGACTACTTTGATATCAGGGTATGCCAGAAGCGAGCACAACTGCAGAAGGGCATTGGAATTATTCTGCTCCATGTTCACAAACGGTGAGGTCGAGCCTAATGAGTTCACTTTTGATTGCGTTGTGAGAGCTTGTGGGAGACTAAGATATTTGAGTCAGGGCAAGGTTGTTCATGGGATTTTAACTAAATATGGATTCCACTTCGATCATTCAATTTGTGGTGCactgattttattttactgtCAGTGTGAAGCTGTTGACTTTGCCAAGACAGTTTATGATAGTATGGAGAGACCGTGTTTAAATGCTTCAAATGCTCTTCTGGAGGGGCTGTTATTAGTGGGAAGAATCAATGATGCTGAGGAAATTTTTGTCaaattaagagaaaagaaTCCGGTTTCATACAATTTGATGCTTAAAGGGTATGCAATTAGTGGTAGGAttgaagaatcaaagaaattatttgaaaaaatgacTCATAAAACTCTAATTTCATCGAACACTATGATAACTGTGTATTCTAGGAATGGTGAAATTGAAAAAGCTCTGAAATTATTTGAGTCAACGAAAGGTGAGGGAAATCCTGTGACATGGAATTCAATGATATCAGGCTATATTCAAAATCATCAGCATGAAGAAGCTTTGAGACTCTATCAAACCATGTGCAAAACATCAGTTGAGCGTTCTAGATCAACATTCTCTGTTCTGCTTCAAGCATGCACATGCCTAGGAACTATTCTATTGGGTCGATCACTCCATGGCCATGCAATCAAGACAGCCTTTGACTCTAATGTTTATGTCGGAACATCTCTCATAGATATGTACTCAAAATGTGGGAGTGTCTATGATGCTAAAATCTCGTTCGCCAGTGTTTATTCCCCTAATGTAGCAGCTTATACCGCTCTAATTAATGGATATGTGCAGCATGGGCTTGGAGTTGAAGCATTCTTAGTCTTTGAGAACATgttaaagaacaaaattgtGCCAAATGCAGCTACACTTCTGGGGATTCTTTCTGCATGTAGTCGTGTTGGTATGGTCAATGaaggaatgaaaattttccacTCTATGGAAAAGTGTTATGGTGTGATTCCAACTTTAGAACACTATGCATGTGTGGTGGATCTTCTTGGTCGGTCGGGACATCTGTATGAAGCTGAAGAATTTATCAGAAACATGCCAATTGAAGCCGATGGGGTTATTTGGGGAGCTCTGCTAAATGCTTGTTGGTTTTGGATGGACTTGGAATTGGGCGAGAGTGTGGCTAAGAAGATGCTTTGTTTGGACCCCAAAGCAATTTCTGCTTATGTTATTCTGTCTAATATATATGCTATATTAGGGAAGTGGGTAGAGAAGATCCATGTGAGGAGGCGATTGAGGAgcttaaaagtgaaaaaggaTCGTGGTTGTAGCTGGATCGATGTAAATAATAGAATTCATGTTTTCTCTGTAGGAGATAGGTCCCATCCTAACTGTAATGCTATTTATGCAACGTTGGAGCACATATTAGCACATGTAAACTCTATAGTTCAATTTGACCATGTTCCCAGATCAGTTTCGGAGGTTTCTTTTCCAAATCCAATACACCACTTCCTTTGACTAGCTCgctatagatatatattttcgtCATCTATGACCATATATCCCACGACACGTTCATTCACCTCCAGAACATGTGCAACCCTTATGTTTATTCACCTTGAAAACAGTTCTCCTAAGTGAAAGTGAAGGTGAGGTCCTGACTGGTTTCCCTTTTAGGAGTGCTCCATGAATTGTACTAACAAATTTCAGAGGATTGTATGTTTTCTGTCCTCTATTTATTCATCCTGAAAATGACTGAAATTATTTTTGCagcttcttcctcttcttttcttttctttagttattatttttaaattggaaGATGTTGAAACTAACCAAAACTTGGTCTTCAATTCACATTCCAAAATCATTATGACTTCCCCTCTCTAAGGCTTCGGTTTCCAAGTTAGATGCTTTCTCTTGTCTCTCCGACTGCTTGTTCAACTATTATCTTCATCCAGGCAGCCACTGTTTGTAACACATCAACTTTAAAAGCTTGTCGACGTTAACTTCCTGGACATTATGAGACAGTGATGGCAGGGTAAATTTGGTCAGTCTCCTTTTCCCTTACTTTTTACGTTCTGAAATATGTGTAGAAACAGGACTTGCAAAAATCTTGTTAATCTGtgatttcttttgtaataGTATCATGGGAACTTCTGTTGGTCTTAATGTTCTTTGGTAGTCTAATTTTGCGTCTTGCTGCTGAAATCTGAATGATtattgtttcaaattttgctTGTTTTTGAAAAGTCACTGATTCCCAGAGACGTTCGATAACCTTTTGTAaccttttctattattatgGGCTTTCTACTTGACTTTTTTCCCACTCTTagattctttattttttagcGTCTGACTTCAACTTTTACAGTGTTCATTGGGATTCTTCTGTGGGCCAAAATCAAGGGAAGTATGCTTTGTTTTACTTAAAGGTATGATTCTGTTGACGTTTCTGCTACTCTATTTCGATTTCTTTTAGTAATATTCTTCTCCTTATTTATAAGTAATAGcatatattaataatgaaaaagttaTTGGAGGGAAATCAGTAAAGCGTTGCAACAAGACAACCAATCTCACTTGTGAGATAAGGAAATTCTAAATCCAATCAGAAGGACCTCCAAACATTCTAGGAGTGTCCTTAAAATCCATAGGAGTGGGTCTGCCAGTTAGTCTCGGAGATGACAATTCACAGtgatatttcaacaaaaacacTTTAGTTGATACTTCAAATCAACCACATAGAACAGTTGAATAGCCGCGGGGAAGTGCCAAGGtctattcaaattaattaagggCAGAATACATTTTTGGGTCTCTActatttgaatttagtttcaaAACTAACATGGAAGGACTGCCGCTTTTCTCTCCAAGCTAATCGTGTAGCAACGAGCTCTTTGGGCTTCACTTCCCTGCTCTAGTTCAAAACTAGCTAGGCATCTTCCTTAGTCTTGTTACCACGTTAGCCAGACATTTATGCAATAGAAACAAAGACACAGGTAATGGGTTACCTACTCTTAACGGTCAAAGCGAAACCTTTTGTTCCGAATTAAAGAATTCGGAATGAATCAAACCTCCCCAagtagaacaaaaaaaaaaatccaaacgTACTCTTGATTAGTGCTTCTTGCAAAGAAtctatagaaaaaatatattctacttcaaattcaagtataGAATAGTATTAACTTAGTACACGTGCATATCTATCTCTTCTAAGTATTCATAGATCTGAATCTCCATTGAAGTATCTATAATGTAATATTAGGATAAAATCTTTGTGCTTCGTGTCACTTGACATATTTGTACTCAAAAGGCTTGAGGTTCAAATCTTCACTCTCGTTGTATTGAGTTCAACAAAACTAtattgaaatatgaaaataaacatTCAGTGTGTAAACCCAGAAGGATTTTTCGGCTTCTAGAGAGCGGAGAGACCTTTGGCTTCTAGAAGAAGCATTTATGTAAGAGAGATCACTAAACTTGAGAGCCATTTTGGTGTGGAATTTGTTTTGCATTATTCTTTTCCATGTCCCAATTGGCCACAGCCTCTTTAAcacatccttcttcttcttcttcttcttttcccttATTCCTATAGATGCAATACAACACAAGCTGTAGCAACCCTAATGGGCTTCCCACTAGATTTGGAGACTGCAAATCCATTCAAAGTTTCACGAGTTAATTTACTTTCAAGTtcatatggaaaaaaaaaaaaaccaaaaaaaaggagagatttGGTAATACTGACTGCAAGGAAGAGGTCATGGCTGAGGAGTCCATAAGCTAACCACAAAGAGCTTgcagagaaggagaagaatgaCAAATAAAATGGCATAAACTCAACactctttgtttttattactTGTTTCTGCATGACAAATAAACTTTTAGTGACAAACACAAACATTGTCTCTTTTGTAGGTATCAGCTGTTGTGATGAAATTAGGTGGTCGTTTGGTAACATCCGAGCAAAAGTGAAAACAAGAAACACGAAACAAGAATGTCGGAGCAAGTTTTAACTAAAGGGTTTTGGCGCGAGCTTACCATAGCTACCAATGGAGAGCCATACATGGCAACAGAAGCAACAAGACCAATGCATCCCACAAAAAGCTTCCGAAGATGGTGACTTTTCAAAGCAAAAGTAGAGATCATCCCCACACAGCTGAACACTATAACTACTCCCACCAATCTCAAAGCCACCTTCTTCTGCAGATAATTTTAGAACTTTTTTAAGCCTAAAAGAAACCATATTAAtaattcttataaattttgagCTTAAACATATTCATTGTTTCACTAAGGTCATTCGTTTTTACTTAGCgaatttgagaaaatttcaagTGAAATTATCGTCTAAATAGTAAAACGTGAGACCCTCCTACCAAATTTCATAGAAATTTGCAGTAGTAGAGGCGATTTTCCTCTACTAAATCActgttttcaaaacaaacgAACTTCGAGTAACCGAACAAATTCAtgtttgaaaagaaaacaagaaattaaaacacaaaatgtTTATCAAACGGGATCGTAGACAAAAACTTGCCTTTCGTTTTGGAGAGGAAAACCAGAAgtagatgaaaatgaaagagaactCAAGAAGAACACCAAAGCCATTAATGGTGACAACAGGGAAGTTCTCCCATCCATTGCTCACAACTGGTAAAGCATACCAAGTATAAAGAAGACAATTCAACAGCGCCACAATGTATGGAACACATGAAAACTCCTCTGTGCTCTTCTTCTTTACAACCCTCCAAAATGTCAATCTGCATAAACACACCCAACTTATTAATTAGCTATGTGGGCATGCCTTCAAATGCTTGTACACTTCAAGTTGAtatcaaattcataaaatgGTGTCTTTTTGTCGCGTTTTAGGCACAAAAACGTTCGAGTTAGATAAGATTCAAACCATTTTTTGTCTCCAAACAATAAGAACAAAGCAAAGTTAGCAGATTTCATTACATGGGAACACAATAAAGCAGCAAAGAAGCACCATTTCCTGCATAGagaaacacaaagaaaaaaaaatggtcatTTTGAACAGAAATGTTCAAAGAAATTCataaaagaacaaagcatACCAAAGATTCCAACAATCATTCGAATGCTATGATGAGATCCCATGATGTTTTTTAAGGTAATTATGtgttgagaagaagaaattaaagagaTATTGGAAGGAAGAGAGCTAATTAACTTGTTTTGCAATGACACTTTAAATAGAGAAGTTGTGAGAGGGATTTAAATTAAAGCATATTAAAGACAAACTTAAATATGTGGATGAAAATTGAAGTTGTATTAAACTATGTATTATATATGAGAGTAGTGGCATATATGTCATTAGCCAGTGGTATtgctatattttttttcccactaTCCAGCCATGCatacaaaagagagaaatctATCTTCGTTTGCTCTCCTGTTCTTCGTTTGAAGGGAGATTTTTCACTCCGTTAGAGGTGGGTCATCGACCCCACGAATTAAATTGACATCTCGAATATCAACCGAAGatagagttaaaaaaaatctcgaaTTCAAGAAACTAAGACCAAGTCTTAAAAAGAGTTTGTATGATTCAATCTTTTTAGACTTAGTCTGATTGCAATCGACAATGTATGTTGAATAACCGAACATAATATTCATAGTTGAATAAGTGAATTCTACTTGGGATcttaaaaaatcatatgatAACGTAAACTCCATGACATAGCTAATGATCATTCTCGTTACACACCCTATATGACATAGCTCAATGCTAGCTAGTCataaaaaagagagggaagaagaagaagaaggagagcGAGAGGGACTACTAGCTCATTCATTTGATGATCGATAACAAGCGTTTGGATGATCAACAGTGTAATCCGATCTGCAGCaccaatgaagaagaatggTGGCGAATAACGTGCAGGCACAAAGAATATGATGGTGGCAAATGCGCGGGAGAATGAGAAGGTTGAGcaaagatagaaaaaaaagacgAACGAGGAAAACTGAGAGTAAAGATAAGACGATAAAATCTAGCAACTTAAATCCATGAAACCTATCTCGGTGAAaactaaatttctaaaatttaattatcttaatttaacTGAAACGAAGAATTtcaattaatcaaataaaattcaatttaatctcGACGTTGACTACTAATATAGAgtaaatatttgtaattagtTGCATAATTAGGTCTTCTAATCTCATTATTTGAATgtaattatttcaataatggaACATCAAACCTAATTGCAAAGTTGTTGTCTACATTGAATAATATTGCAATTGTTTCTTCCTTCACAACtccaatttcctttttaatcaaatttcatatttaaaaaattacttatttcTTGCACGATTCCAATTTCcctataaaacaaatttattatccAAATATATCCACATGatttattaactaaattaattcttatcaaatattttttttaatcataattattataataacatttcacaaattccatttaatttaattgtttttacttaaattatttgataaaataataattattattatttatagagaaaaatagaagaaaatagaagcaataaataaaaaattaagaatattgaaaagctattctatttaaattattttataatcacTATAAAAGTCTTCAAAAACAATGGGAAATAgattaattctaaataaaagcAGCATTACATTAATTACTTAAACAAATATGAGTCAGTAGTCactcttttcatttaaataaatatatatattttcctctttttatatggttttgatttgaaagATTTCCTCTACGTGGAAACCTAGCTTGAatgcatttaaatttttatttacttattcatttatattttaattttaatttcttctcgTTAACTAGGATAACATTAAGGCAAGGGATTAGGGTTAATCTCGGCTTCGAGATTCTCTTTCTAAAGTACAAGCCTAACATGAACCGAAAAGAACTAAACATTGAAATACTTACCATCCGTGTATCTAAAAATCTTTAGGGATAACACTGTGTGACTTATAGCGATGTGATAAGATGAGTACTTGTTAGTAACGTGCAAGGTCAACTATTCATCAAACCTAacacgaacaaaaaaaacattaaacgCACAAATATTTATCATATGTTTATCTAAGGACCTTTAGGGATACCACCATATTACTCGAAACTATGTGATAAGATGAGTATTCATTAGTAACGTGCAGAGTCAACTATTCATCAAACCTAACACGAACCGAAAAGAACTAAATTCTCAAATACTTACCATTGGTATATCTAAAAACCTTTAGGAATACCACCGTATAACTCGTAACAGTGCGATAAGATGAGTACTCATTTGGGTCAACTATTCATCAAACctaacaagaacaaaaaagaattaagcGCCAAACCATCAATAGATCTAAAAACCTTTAACTTTAAGGAAACCGTCGTATTACTCATAGTGATGTGATAACATGAGTACTAGCAACGTGCAGGCCAACTATTCATCAATAGCataatttttaacttattatCTGTACTAACATAAAGATAAACAAATGAAGTCACTCAacaatttacaaaaatttgtACGTTTATCAATCATACCTATAAAGTAGAGTCAACTATTcataacacaaacaaaaaaacaactaaacaCTTAAATACTTACAATTAGtatatctaaaaattattaggGATACCACCATGTTGCTTGTGGCGATGTAATAAGATGAATACTCGTNAAGGCAAGGGATTAGGGTTAATCTCGGCTTCGAGATTCTCTTTCTAAAGTACAAGCCTAACATGAACCGAAAAGAACTAAACATTGAAATACTTACCATCCGTGTATCTAAAAATCTTTAGGGATAACACTGTGTGACTTATAGCGATGTGATAAGATGAGTACTTG carries:
- the LOC111796215 gene encoding bidirectional sugar transporter SWEET3b-like, whose protein sequence is MGSHHSIRMIVGIFGNGASLLLYCVPILTFWRVVKKKSTEEFSCVPYIVALLNCLLYTWYALPVVSNGWENFPVVTINGFGVLLEFSFIFIYFWFSSPKRKKKVALRLVGVVIVFSCVGMISTFALKSHHLRKLFVGCIGLVASVAMYGSPLVAMKQVIKTKSVEFMPFYLSFFSFSASSLWLAYGLLSHDLFLASPNLVGSPLGLLQLVLYCIYRNKGKEEEEEEGCVKEAVANWDMEKNNAKQIPHQNGSQV
- the LOC111796211 gene encoding putative pentatricopeptide repeat-containing protein At5g59200, chloroplastic, with amino-acid sequence MMRVSSFFGTWKHNRWKACLKLFPSSCKSLHTENSKIVSTNICISRHVRNGHLDLAQTLFDEMPVRSVVSWNIMISGYSKVGQYSEALELASGMHCSNVKLNEKTFSTLLSICAHSGCTHEGKQYHCLVLQSGLQIFELVGSALLYFYANTDDINGAKLVFDELHDKNDLLWSLMLVGYVKCNLMDDAFDLFKKIPTRDVVAWTTLISGYARSEHNCRRALELFCSMFTNGEVEPNEFTFDCVVRACGRLRYLSQGKVVHGILTKYGFHFDHSICGALILFYCQCEAVDFAKTVYDSMERPCLNASNALLEGLLLVGRINDAEEIFVKLREKNPVSYNLMLKGYAISGRIEESKKLFEKMTHKTLISSNTMITVYSRNGEIEKALKLFESTKGEGNPVTWNSMISGYIQNHQHEEALRLYQTMCKTSVERSRSTFSVLLQACTCLGTILLGRSLHGHAIKTAFDSNVYVGTSLIDMYSKCGSVYDAKISFASVYSPNVAAYTALINGYVQHGLGVEAFLVFENMLKNKIVPNAATLLGILSACSRVGMVNEGMKIFHSMEKCYGVIPTLEHYACVVDLLGRSGHLYEAEEFIRNMPIEADGVIWGALLNACWFWMDLELGESVAKKMLCLDPKAISAYVILSNIYAILGKWVEKIHVRRRLRSLKVKKDRGCSWIDVNNRIHVFSVGDRSHPNCNAIYATLEHILAHVNSIVQFDHVPRSVSEVSFPNPIHHFL